The genomic segment ACGCGGCCGGACAGGATCACCGGTCCGACGAAGGAGCCCCGAAAACCGCGTGAACACACACGAATACACACGCGGACGCGAACACGGACATACGCACCCGGACACCGGCCCGGTCACCGACACGGAGGGGAAGTGGTGGCATGACACCGCGTCACCGTACGCTGGGAAAGCTGGGAACGCTGGTCGTCGCAGGACTGTTGACGGCCGGTACGGCACTTCCGGCCAAGGCCGCCGGAGCCCCGTCAACTCCCGGGAACGGCAGGAGCATTGGCCCCGCCCGCGCGACGAACGAGCCCGGGAACGCGATCCCGCTTCGCGTGGCGACGTACAACATCCACGCCGGCGCGGGCATGGACGGCGTCTTCGACCTCGATCGACAGGCGGACCAACTCCGCTCACTGAAAGCGGATGTGCTCGGCCTTCAGGAGGTGGACGTCCACTGGAGCGCCCGCAGCGAGTGGCGTGATGTGGCGCGCGAGCTGGGCGAACGAATGCGTATGCGGGTGTCGTTCGCCCCGATATACAGCCTCGATCCGGCCACGCCGGGCGCACCGCGGCGTGAGTTCGGAGTGGCGGTGCTGTCGAGGTACCGGATCGAGAGCGCCGAGAACCACGAGATCACCCGGCTGTCCACCCAGGTCCCCGACCCGCTGCCCGCACCGGCGCCCGGCTTCGGCGAGGTGACCGTACGGGTGAGGGGGCTGCCGGTGCATGTGTACGTGACGCATCTCGACTACCGCGCCGACCCGTCCGTACGCACCGCGCAGATCGCCGACACCCGGCGGATCATGGCGGAGGACCGGGGCCGGAAGGTCCTCCTCGGCGACTTCAACGCGTCACCGACGGCCGCAGAACTGGCCCCGCTCTGGCGTGAGTTGACGGACGTCGAACCCGGCTCGCCGACCTACCCCGCGCGGGACCCGGTGCGAAGGATCGACTACGTGGCGGTCTCGAAGGACGGAGTACGGGTACGGGGCGCGGCGGTGCCCGAGACGCTTGCCTCGGACCACCGCCCGGTGGTCGCCGATCTGCTGCTGCGACCGGAACGCTGAACGGGGCCGGCCCACTCTGCCGCACGGGCCGGCCCACTCCTCGGACGGACTCCCCCTCCAGCTCCCCGAGCCCGCCCGCCTCGCCCGCTCCCCCCGCTCCCCGGCTGCCCTTACTCCCCGGGCTTGATCAGATACCCCGCCCCGCGCCGGGTGTGGATCATCGGCGGACGTCCGGCGTCGATCTTCTTGCGCAGATAGGAGATGTACAGCTCGACGACGTTCGCCTGGCCCCCGAAGTCGTAGTTCCACACCCGGTCCAGGATCTGCGCCTTGCTGAGCACCCGGCGGGGGTTGCGCATCAGGAACCGCAGCAGCTCGAACTCGGTGGCGGTGAGATGGATGTTGCCGCCGCCCCGGCTCACCTCATGGCTGTCCTCGTCCAGCACCAGGTCACCGACGACGAGCGCCGACCCGCCCCGGACGTCGGTCGCGGTGCCGGAACGCCGGATCAGCCCGCGCAGCCGCGCCACGACCTCCTCCAGACCGAACGGCTTCGCGACGTACTCGTCACCGCCCGCCGTGAGCCCGACGATCCGCTCCTCCATCGCGTCCCGCCCGGTCAGGAACAGCACGGGGACGTCGGACAGCTCCCGCCGCAGCCGGCCGAGCACCGCGAGCCCGTCCATGTCGGGCAGCGCCATGCCGAGGACCACCGCGTCAGGCCGGAAGTCACGCGCCGCCCTGACCGCACCGGCGCCGTCCCCGGCACTGCGCACCTCCCAGCCCTCGTAGCGCAGGGCCATGGACAGCAGCTCGGTCAGCGGAGCCTCGTCGTCCACGACCAGCACTCGCACGGGATCGCGGTCCGGCCTCAGCGCTTCTGTACGCCCCACGGGCGAGGTCGTCGTCATGCGTCCACCGTGCGAGATCCCGGTGAGAGACATCTTGGCCGTTTCTGTGAATTGCCTGAGAATCGGTGCCCGGGAGCTGCCGCGGTGCCCGGCACGCCCCGGCGCACCCACACACCGCTCTCAGAACAACCCGCCCTGCACTCCCTGCGACCCCGTGCCTGCTCCCGGCCCCGACCCCACGGCCGCGACCGGCACGGTGACATCCGCCCGCGCGTCGGCCACCACCAGCTCCCAGCCGGTCATCAGCCGGGTGTCGAGGACGACCACCCCGCCGTTCGCCGGCGCCAGATGCAGATCGGGCCCGGCCGCGGCCACCAGCCGCCCCGCGACGACCCCGCCGTCCACCAGCTCGGTCACCGCGCCCGTCACCCCCACCACGCCCTTGATGCCGAACACCCCGGCATGGTCGACCGCCTCGAACGGCAACGGCTCCAGCGATTCCGGCCACCCGTCCCCGCGCAGCGCGACCGCTTTCCCGTACAGCGCCCGGACCTCCGCGGCCCGCTCCCCGATCCCCGGCAGCGCGGTCCGCACGGCACGCTTCCTGGCGTACGGAATCCGGTCGGGCACCCCGAGCACCGACCGCAACAGCTCCTCGGTGCGCCGCGCGGCCATCAGCGGCCCGCGCCCCAGCCAGCTGAACACGACGGCCCCCTGCTCCCGCAGCCGCGCGGAACCCCGCTGCTCGGCGGTGATGCCGACCTTGACCATCCCGGGCCCGAACCAGGCCAGATACACACGATACGTACGCGGGTCGTCGGCGATCGTGTCGGCGGCCACCGAGTGCGCCCGGTCCAGCCGAGCGCACTCCGGACAACGCGCCCCCGTGCCGCGCCCCGCGACCACCGCGAGGAGGGGACAGGGATTGCCGCGCGCGCCGACGCAGTGGCGTACGCCCAGAGCGCGGAACCCCAGTTCCGCGCCGTACGCGAGCCCGCTCACGCGCGACTGCCCCGGCGCGGGCCCCTGCCACCCGAGCGCGGGCCCGGCCGCCCCCTCGGCCCATCGCAGCCCGGTGACCCGCCAGCCACCCATGCGCACACTCCCGGACTCACTCACCCGCACCCGTCCCTTACCCCGCCAGCCCACACACGACGGAGGCCCCGCGATGCTACGGGGCCTCCGTGGGGGTACGCACACGACGGGACGCGCGCGCGGGTCCTGGTGGATCGATCGCGGACGACGGCGCGGCTACCCGTTGTGCCTGATCAGCACGTCAGACGACGACCCGGCTCGGTGCGCAGGATTCGGGTGAACTGCTTGTAGAGATCGACCCGGTGGTTCATCTGCGCGGGGGCGCCGCCGTTGCACTCGGAGGACCCGTTGAGGCTCCAGATCGTCTGCCCGAAGCCCTTCTTGTGGATCATCGCGTCATGGCCGGTCATGGTGCCGGGACCGGACTGGGTGTTCCAGTACCAGAGGGCGGTCATCCAGGCCACGGCCGGATCGGTCTCGACGAGCCACGGGTTGTTGAGGAGATCGATCCCCAGCGCGTCACCCGCGGCCTTGTAGTTGAAGTTCCAGCTCAGCATGATCGCGCCACGCCCGTAGTACGCGTCATGCCCGGCGGGACAGCCGTACGGCTGGGTCTCGTCGCAGAAGATCGGATACAGGTCGGTGTTCTGCGTGACCACGTAGTACAGCCCGCCGGTCTCATGGCTGACGTTGGCGAGAAACGCGGCGGCCTCCTGCTTCCAGGTGGTCCGGCTGCCGGTGTGCGCGAACCTGGGGTACGCCTTGGTCGCCTCGACCAGCCCGTCATAGGTGAAGAACGGATCGCGGTTCGGGAACATCTGGTTGAACTGCGCCTCGCTGACGACGAAGTCGCTCTTATGGCCTGGCTTGTGGGGTTTGGGGGGCTTGTGGTGCGACCCATGGGAGTTGTGCGACGAATGAGACGAATGAGTCAGCTGAGACGGCTGGGACGACTGGGTCTGAGCGGCGGCCGGCAGGGCGCTGGACAGCAACAGCCCGCACACGGCGGCCAGGGTCGCCAGAACGCCCGTGGTGCCCTTCCTCAACGCTGATGACACGAATTCATCACTCCTCGACGGTGGGGGTGGGGACGGCACGCCGGACGGAGACGAAGGAAGACAGAGCGCACCGCCGTCGAGAGGCTACGGCCCCGAGGGGGGCAATTGTCTAGACCATGCCAAGTCTTGAACTTCCCCGCCCCACATTCCACCCATGACCTGGGTCCCTGATCAGAGCTGGCCGAGCCTCACACCGTCGTGCGCCCGCACAGCAGGCGGCGAAGCCGCGTCCAAGGCGTCCAGCACCCGGATCGCGTACACCTCGTCGGCCAGGGCCCGCCACGTCCAACGCCACCAACCGGCAACGCTCACAGGACTCGGTGCGGGCCATGGAGCCGGCCCGCCGTATCGAACAGGCCCATCCGACAGCCCGTCCGCACGAACCCGTATCCGCATCTCAGTAACCGAAAAGCTGTGCATCTCGTCAAAGTGACGCGACTAGTACGGACCGGCACCTTCCGCTGGGTCGATCCTGAGATCCTGGGGACCGATCGAGAGGGGCCGCAGCGATGCAGTGGAAGATCCACGGGGCCACTCCCGCCTCGGCCGAGCACTGGGCCGCCGAGATCCCCGCCTGGCGCACCGCACCCGACGAGCCCGTCAAACACCGCCGCCATGACATACACCAGAGGCCCCCAGGATTTCTCCTGGGGGCCTCTGGCCTGCTGTGCACTCGGCAGGATTCGAACCTGCAACCTTCTGATCCGTAGTCAGATGCTCTATCCGTTAAGCTACGAGTGCTTGGCGTTCCGGGCTTTTTCTGCCCCGTCGGCGTTGCGAGAACAACATTACATGACCCATGGCGCCAGGCGAAATCCATTCACCTCACCCGGCCTGACCTGGGCATACGACGTGTCCGGCCTCTCCCGTGCGCACCGGTCCGGGGTCGGCCCGGTGCGGTTCGCGGGGTGTGCCCGGT from the Streptomyces sp. AM 4-1-1 genome contains:
- a CDS encoding endonuclease/exonuclease/phosphatase family protein encodes the protein MTPRHRTLGKLGTLVVAGLLTAGTALPAKAAGAPSTPGNGRSIGPARATNEPGNAIPLRVATYNIHAGAGMDGVFDLDRQADQLRSLKADVLGLQEVDVHWSARSEWRDVARELGERMRMRVSFAPIYSLDPATPGAPRREFGVAVLSRYRIESAENHEITRLSTQVPDPLPAPAPGFGEVTVRVRGLPVHVYVTHLDYRADPSVRTAQIADTRRIMAEDRGRKVLLGDFNASPTAAELAPLWRELTDVEPGSPTYPARDPVRRIDYVAVSKDGVRVRGAAVPETLASDHRPVVADLLLRPER
- a CDS encoding response regulator transcription factor, whose translation is MTTTSPVGRTEALRPDRDPVRVLVVDDEAPLTELLSMALRYEGWEVRSAGDGAGAVRAARDFRPDAVVLGMALPDMDGLAVLGRLRRELSDVPVLFLTGRDAMEERIVGLTAGGDEYVAKPFGLEEVVARLRGLIRRSGTATDVRGGSALVVGDLVLDEDSHEVSRGGGNIHLTATEFELLRFLMRNPRRVLSKAQILDRVWNYDFGGQANVVELYISYLRKKIDAGRPPMIHTRRGAGYLIKPGE
- a CDS encoding DUF2797 domain-containing protein, whose amino-acid sequence is MGGWRVTGLRWAEGAAGPALGWQGPAPGQSRVSGLAYGAELGFRALGVRHCVGARGNPCPLLAVVAGRGTGARCPECARLDRAHSVAADTIADDPRTYRVYLAWFGPGMVKVGITAEQRGSARLREQGAVVFSWLGRGPLMAARRTEELLRSVLGVPDRIPYARKRAVRTALPGIGERAAEVRALYGKAVALRGDGWPESLEPLPFEAVDHAGVFGIKGVVGVTGAVTELVDGGVVAGRLVAAAGPDLHLAPANGGVVVLDTRLMTGWELVVADARADVTVPVAAVGSGPGAGTGSQGVQGGLF
- a CDS encoding chitinase, which encodes MSSALRKGTTGVLATLAAVCGLLLSSALPAAAQTQSSQPSQLTHSSHSSHNSHGSHHKPPKPHKPGHKSDFVVSEAQFNQMFPNRDPFFTYDGLVEATKAYPRFAHTGSRTTWKQEAAAFLANVSHETGGLYYVVTQNTDLYPIFCDETQPYGCPAGHDAYYGRGAIMLSWNFNYKAAGDALGIDLLNNPWLVETDPAVAWMTALWYWNTQSGPGTMTGHDAMIHKKGFGQTIWSLNGSSECNGGAPAQMNHRVDLYKQFTRILRTEPGRRLTC